The sequence below is a genomic window from Pseudomonadota bacterium.
AACAATGCTTAACATGGTCACGATTGTAACCCCACCGAATACAAAAGTTACTGCTAACAGGCCAAAAACACTGCTTTTTGCTGCAGGATACATTAATATAGGTATAAGCGGCTCACAGGGACCAAAAACGAAGATTGTAAAAAGCACCCAGGGTGTAATATTTGTATTATTTTCAGCATTATGAATATGTGTATGATCCTCAGTATGTATATGTTCGTGGAGATGATTATCTCCATCTGTATGAAAATGCACATGTTTATGCGGTTTGTTTCTTAATGACCTCCTTAATCCCCAAACAAAATATACCAACCCGAAGGCAATGAGCGCCCATGCTGCAAGGTTACCGCGAAATGATTCCACTACTTCTAATTTAATAACGGCTATGCCTAAGGCTATGCCTAACATGCCCAATATAACCGAACTCCCGATATGACCGATGCCACACAAAAAGGTTATCCACATTGTCTTCATGAGAGACCATTTTCTTGCCTTGGCTATTACAATAAATGGTATATAGTGGTCAGGACCGATTAACGTATGAAAAAAACCTATTGAGGCGGCGGTGATTATAAGGATTGTCAATTCTTGTGACATAATTTTTAAAATTATAACACTATTTATAAAAATAATATAACAAAAAACAGGCTGCCTTGACACAAATATCCGGACAGCCTGTTTTTTGAA
It includes:
- a CDS encoding sulfite exporter TauE/SafE family protein, encoding MSQELTILIITAASIGFFHTLIGPDHYIPFIVIAKARKWSLMKTMWITFLCGIGHIGSSVILGMLGIALGIAVIKLEVVESFRGNLAAWALIAFGLVYFVWGLRRSLRNKPHKHVHFHTDGDNHLHEHIHTEDHTHIHNAENNTNITPWVLFTIFVFGPCEPLIPILMYPAAKSSVFGLLAVTFVFGGVTIVTMLSIVAVSSMGISFLPFKRLEKYSHALAGAVIFFCGIAIQFLGL